The Chryseobacterium glaciei DNA window TAATATTAACGCAAATAAAAAATTTAAAAACATGGAAGAAGACTTAAAACCCAAATTTATCGAATCATTACAAAGAAATAATGACCAGATAAGAGAAGATCGAGCCCGAACAATCGGGGAAGATTCAGAGTTGATATACAGACGCCGAGTTGAAGACATTGAACTGAAAATAAAAAGACTGGAACGCGAACAGGAAGGTCTTATTGATATCAGTCCGTTAGACAAAAATAGTTTGACATTTGCCGATTTTCAGCCGGAAGCATTCGTTCAGAAAGACATAGAATTATCATTAACAATCAGAAATTTAAATATTCAACTGGAAGTTTCAACAAAAAGATTTGAATATTTATTTGGCAAAAAATTTTAGTTATGGGAAGTACAAGATACGACATGGATGCTCGTTATGACAGAGCAAGAAAAGAAGGGTATGCATCAAAATCTGTAGGTGAGATTTTCACTCAGAATGCAAAAAGAATGGCGCACGAATCAATGAATCCTAACGGCATTTCTTTCAGAGAATCAAGAGATTCTGCGGTTCATCCGAATTCAGTTCCTATTATTTTAGGATTGGATGTTACTGGAAGTATGGGACATATTCCTCATGAATTAATTAAAGAAGGGCTACCAAAATTAATGGGAGGAATTATCCAGGGCGGAGTTCCTGATCCTGCTCTTTTGTTCTTAGGAATCGGCGATCATGAATGTGACGGGTATCCTTTGCAGGTGGGTCAGTTTGAATCAGGAGATGAAGAATTGGATATGTGGTTGACCAGAACTTATATTGAATCAGGCGGTGGCGGAAATGCCGGAGAAAGTTATTTATTGGCTTGGTATTTTGCCGCTTTTCACACAAGAACTGATGCTTTTGAAAAGAGAAATCAGAAAGGATTGCTGTTCACAGTAGGCGACGAACCTTGCTTGAAAACACTTCCGGCTTCTGCGATCAGAGAGATTATGGGAACCGGTCAGCAGACCTTTACGCATACTGAATTGTTGAAAGAAGCTCAAAAAAAATATGAAGTTTTTCACATCAGTGTTTTGCATTCAGATCAAGCGGTTAGAGCAGATAAAGGTTGGAAAGATCTGTTAGGACAAAACTGTTTATCGATAGAAGATTACAGAGAGGTTCCAAATGTGATCAAAGAAATTGTTTGCAATAAATTTAAAAATGGGACTTCAGGATCTGTAGATTTAGGAGGATTTAATAATATTCAAATGTTTTAAAAAATGAAAACTGCACAAATAATTATAGGCTTAGGTTTTGGTGATGAAGGAAAAGGAATCACTACAGATTTTCTGGCTCAGCAGAATCCTGAGTCTGTAGTTATTCGTTTTTCTGGCGGGCAGCAGGCGGCGCATACCGTGATGATTGATGATAAAAAACATGTTCATTCCAGTTTTGCAAGTGGTGCGCTGCGTGGTTTGCCTTCATATTTTACGGAACATTGTACGATCCATCCAACTTTTTTATTCAATGAAAGTGAAGAATTAAAACAAAAAAACGGAAATGTTGAATTGCATATTCATCCATTGGCAAAAGTAACAACGCCTTTCGATGTTTTAAGCAACAGGAAAAATATCAAAAATCTAGAACACGGAACTTGCGGAAAAGGTGTCGGCGCAACGATGAAGAGAAATGAAAGTCCATTTAAATTATTTGCGATTGATTTGATCAGTCCAAGATCAATGTTGATTGAAAAATTAAAAGGAATTGCCCATTATTATGGTTTTGAAGAAGGGGAAGAAATTCAAAATGCTTTACAGGATTTCTTAGAAGCTATCGATAAAATTAAGTGGAAAATAGAAGGTTATTCATATCTGAATTCATTTAACAATCTTATTTTTGAAGGCAGTCAGGGAATTTTATTAGATATGGATCATGGCGTTTTCCCAAATGTAACTTTTGCCAATACAACTTCAAAAAATGCTTATGAAGTTTGTAAATTATTGAAGATTGAAAATATAGAAATGTTTTACGTGACAAGAAGTTATTCAACCCGTCACGGAAGTGGTTGGATGAGTAATGAAAATGAAATAAAACTAAAAAATAATGAAGAAGAAACCTGTATTTTTAATGAATATCAAAAGGATCTTCGCTTTGGAAATTTGGATTATGATTTATTAAATTATGCTTTGAAATTGGATGAAGCTTATGTTTTTGCTAATAAGAAAAATCTGGTAGTGACTTGTCTGGATCAAATTGATGAGGAATTTAAAATAGAAAATCTTGATGTGAAATTTGATGAGGTTTACGGATCTTATTCTCCATATTCAAAGGATTTTAAAAGAATTAATAAAAATA harbors:
- a CDS encoding adenylosuccinate synthetase — its product is MKTAQIIIGLGFGDEGKGITTDFLAQQNPESVVIRFSGGQQAAHTVMIDDKKHVHSSFASGALRGLPSYFTEHCTIHPTFLFNESEELKQKNGNVELHIHPLAKVTTPFDVLSNRKNIKNLEHGTCGKGVGATMKRNESPFKLFAIDLISPRSMLIEKLKGIAHYYGFEEGEEIQNALQDFLEAIDKIKWKIEGYSYLNSFNNLIFEGSQGILLDMDHGVFPNVTFANTTSKNAYEVCKLLKIENIEMFYVTRSYSTRHGSGWMSNENEIKLKNNEEETCIFNEYQKDLRFGNLDYDLLNYALKLDEAYVFANKKNLVVTCLDQIDEEFKIENLDVKFDEVYGSYSPYSKDFKRINKNID